In one window of Lampris incognitus isolate fLamInc1 chromosome 3, fLamInc1.hap2, whole genome shotgun sequence DNA:
- the rps16 gene encoding 40S ribosomal protein S16, whose product MPAKGPLQSVQVFGRKKTATAVAHCKRGNGLIKVNGRPLEMVEPATLQYKLLEPVLLLGKERFAGVDIRVRVKGGGHVAQIYAIRQAISKALVAYYQKYVDEASKKEIKDILIQYDRTLLVADPRRCESKKFGGPGARARYQKSYR is encoded by the exons ATGCCGGCTAAAGGTCCTCTACAGTCTGTCCAGGTTTTTGGACGTAAA AAAACTGCCACAGCAGTTGCCCACTGCAAGAGGGGGAATGGCCTCATTAAGGTTAACGGCAGACCcctggagatggtggagcctgCCACTCTCCAGTACAAG CTTCTAGAGCCAGTGCTTCTGCTGGGTAAGGAGCGTTTTGCTGGAGTTGACATCAGAGTCAGAGTGAAGGGTGGTGGACACGTTGCACAGATCTatg CTATCCGTCAGGCCATTTCCAAAGCCCTGGTTGCATACTACCAGAAAT ATGTTGATGAGGCCTCAAAGAAGGAGATCAAGGACATCCTGATTCAGTATGACAGGACCCTGTTGGTCGCTGATCCTCGTCGCTGTGAGTCCAAGAAGTTCGGTGGACCTGGAGCTCGTGCCCGCTACCAAAAATCATACCGTTAA